The genomic window CACGCGCCAGGGCCGTGCGCTGCTTCTGGCCGTTGGACAGCTCGCGCGGCGCATGGTCGAGCACGTGGTCGATCTTCAGCAGGCGGGCGACCGACTGCACGCCGGCCGTGACCTTGTCGGCCGCGCTGCGCCGCGCCTTCAGCGGGCTGGCGATGTTCTCGAACGCCGACATGTGCGGGAACAGGGCGAAGTTCTGGAACGCCATGCCGATGCCGCGGGCCTCCGGCGCCGCGTCGACCATGTCGCGGCCGTCGATCAGCACCGCGCCCTCGTTGGGGTCCTCGACCCCGGCGATCACGCGCAGCAGCACGGTCTTGCCCGATCCGGACGGACCGAAGATCACCACCGTCTCGCCGTCGTCGACGGCGAGGTCGATGCCGCGCAGCACGGTCTCGCTGCGGAAGCGCTTGGTGATGCCGGACAGCTGCAGCACGGCGCGCCTCAGCCCTTGACCGCGCCGAGGGACAGGCCCTCGACCAGATAGCGCTGGGCGAACAGCGCCAGCAGCAGGATCGGCGCGATCGAGATCACGATCGCGGCCGCGATCTGGCCGTACTGGATCCCGGAGGCGGTGACGAAGGCCAGCGCGCCCACCGTCACCGGCTGCTTGTCGGCCGACGCCAGCACCAGCGCGAACACGAAGTTGTTCCAGGCGAAGATGAAGGCCAGCAGGCCGGCCGCGGCGATGCCCGGCGTGGCCAGCGGGATCGCGATCTTGCGGAAGGTCTGCCACCAGCTATGGCCGGCGATGCGGTAGGCGTGCTCGATGTCGGGGCTGATGTCCTCGAAATAGCCGCGCACGATCCACAGGATCAGCGGCAGGCAGATCAGCTGGTAGACCCAGACCAGCCCGAAATAGGTGTCGGCCAGTCCGATCTGCTCGAAATAGAGGGTCAGCGGCAGCAGCACCAGCAGCGGCGGGGCGAAGCGGAACGACAGCAGGGTGAAGGCGATGTCCTCGCCCAGACGGAAGCGGAAGCGGGCGAAGGCATAGGCTGCCGGCACCCCCAGCGCCAGCGCCAGCAGCACCGAGGCGGCCGAGATGATGACGCTGTTGAGCAGGTTTTCCATGAAGGCGATGTCGAGCGAGCCCGCCGCCGTCTCCAGCCGGCCGGTGATCAGCGCGGTGTAGTTGTCCAGCGTCGGCTCGAACACCACGCTGGGCGGGATGCGCAGGATGTCCTCGTTGGTCTGGAAGCTCATCAGCAGGATCCAGACGATCGGGAACATGAAGAACAGCAGCACTAGGGCCAGCAGCACCCGGCGCACGATCCGTTCGGTCAGGCTCTGCTGTTCCATGGCTCCGTCCTAGCGCAGCCCGTGCGCGCGCTCGCGCAGCTTGAGCCA from Alphaproteobacteria bacterium includes these protein-coding regions:
- a CDS encoding carbohydrate ABC transporter permease, whose translation is MEQQSLTERIVRRVLLALVLLFFMFPIVWILLMSFQTNEDILRIPPSVVFEPTLDNYTALITGRLETAAGSLDIAFMENLLNSVIISAASVLLALALGVPAAYAFARFRFRLGEDIAFTLLSFRFAPPLLVLLPLTLYFEQIGLADTYFGLVWVYQLICLPLILWIVRGYFEDISPDIEHAYRIAGHSWWQTFRKIAIPLATPGIAAAGLLAFIFAWNNFVFALVLASADKQPVTVGALAFVTASGIQYGQIAAAIVISIAPILLLALFAQRYLVEGLSLGAVKG